ACTCTTACTCTGAAGTTTCTTATGTGTTAATTCAGAATGAAATATTCttattgttttaaaatagttttttatttaCTCTTATAAAAATGTTCTGTTATATTAAAAAAGTTATTTTAATTTAGACATAATAATAAGTTGGGTTTGTGATAATTTATATAATATTAATGttgacccttgataggagggtgcGGAGGTCAAAAATTAGGATAGAATTGGTTAGCAAGTAGTGGGAATAGAACCAGTGACCTTACAAAGGTTTTGAACCTCTTTGACCACTAAGCTACGTTTTTGGCTTTTGTCAAAgggattcaaaacataatatataaaGGCAAAAAACAGATTTTgtcttatatatacagtgtaatttttcgacgaagaGGGCTCGGGTGAACACCCTTTCGCCCTCCTAAATCCGCCCCTGTTAATGTATGATCAGATCTTGTACTAAATATAGAACTATTATGTTTAAACCCTACTCCCCTATTCTCCTACCAATTTCTACAGTTTGTGATTCTTTTGTGACTATTCTTCACCATCCCCTCTATACCCTTCTATTCTTCTTCTTTAAGTCTCTTTCATGCAAGAAGTTAAAATAAAATACTTTCTCCGGTTCATAATAAGTgactaatttatttttttattatggttcaaaataagtatccatttatataatcaagaaaaaattcaatttgtttttccaaaattatCCTTATGTATGTATccctaaaaagtcatttactccCTAAAAATTCAATTTGGAAGAAGATGTATGCTTTGAAGAAGAAAGATCCATGATTTTCACTAAAcagatttaaaatataaaaaagtaaatactcgaaaagaaaaaaaattacctATCTATACCTTTTTTTGGtccaaaaaaaaattacaattaaCTAATTTCCATTTATAAACTACCAAAGATAGGCATTCGGAAATAATAATGACATTTGACAGCTCCTAATTCCTACCGTATATATCATTCTCCTTTCCCTCAATTTACGCAAAAATCTGGAAAACTGATAAATTAAAAACCATGAACACTATCACATCATTCTCAGTTAAGCAAGCATATATGACTGcaaatttgaatttgaatttgaacagTATAAAATGAATCTTAATACAATaattcatttatttttaaaaagtgtACGATAAAAAATATTCCTAACCAGCTTTGGTGTTGAACACCAACTTCTCTAGAGGATCGTCATCGAAATCGTCGATTAGCTTTTCCAGTTAATAAGTACCACTTTTTCCCCTGCTTTTTCTATTATGCATGTGATTAATGTGACACATTTACAACTTTAAGTCAGTGTGTACATCTATGTTGATTGTGAGAGTTTAATAGTCTCTACATCTAAAATGACACCTCAACTTGTACCGTTTTGCAAAGTCAGTTCTTCTGACTCTTAATTTTTTTGAATACTTTAGTTTTAAAAGGTCCACGAGAAAGATATATTATTAATTACCATAATTATTTAGTAGTCTACGTGAATTATAGTTAGAAAGTTGAATCTATTTCAATAATCTAATGTTTGGAGATCTTGATTTGGTAAATTAGTTCTGCAAATTACCAGGTCTAATATCCAAGGCTCTAAAGAAATAACAGCAATTCCTATGCTCGATTGCTCGTATACCTAAAGCATCACCATTATGTTTTCAAACAATCAATAAACTCATTGAAAAGTATTTGATTACAAGAACCCATCGGTAACAATGTGTACTCTAATTTTACTTGAAATTGGACACAGTTGCAAGATATCAATAGAAAATGCAACATTGATGAGAAATTCAAAAGTTACTTTATTTCAATATGTAATATGCTTCACACATGTGGAATACCCTCTATTAAGTATCTTTCTCAGCTTCGGAACGCAACTCTTGTAGATAATATGAAGGGTGTAACAGACAAGCAACTCCCAAAACCAAATAAATAGAACTTATATAGAACTATACACAAGCCCAGTCTCCATATTATTCGCAAGAACCTTCAAACCTTTTCTAGACCTAGCAATCTTCAACCACCTTCAATGAGTGCCCTGGGTAATATTACAAAACTGCACCCGATCCATATCGCTATCAAAGATGAAATGGAGATAAGATTCCTACTATACACATATCAGGAGACAAGAACACCAGAATTTAACGGAGTTTATTCTGAGCAACAGCCTGGCATAGTTCATCCTCATAGAATAGAACTCTATTAGACCCCAAGGACTTGCATAGGGGCTTTTGTATAACAGATGGAACCAAGCATCTTGAAGGAAATACTGACTCTTGGAAAAGAACAGCTGCAATTTGCCTCATCTCTGTGAACTTGAGACGGGATGGTGGACGTGCACCATGTTTTGGAGCCTTAGGAGTATGAGGAGAGGGGAGCCATGCACCTTTTCCGTCGTCTTTGCTGCAAGTGAGTGGTATATGAGAAAATTCAACAGACATGTCTAATAGCCATCTAGAGGATGCAATGAGTTAAAATATTACCTTACAAATGGCCAGTGATCAGTGGGGAGAGGAGTCATGGTTCTTAACATCTCCTGCCGCATTCTATCTGGAGTAGTATAATTGAAATGGAAAAGCCTTGCCTGAATTACCTATTTAATTTGTACGACTGATTAGATTCCAATATATTTTCCATGTCTAAAATGAGATAAACATGGAGAAAAAGAGAGATAGTGAGCGAGTGACTCACTGCCTTCCTGATTTTTTGAGAGACATGGAAAACTGCTTTGAGTTGGTCGTGGTGCAGATGGCAAAGTATTTTAACCTCAATCAGAAAGTAAAATCTATCAGTCATTTAAACCAGACAATTGAATGTAGCAAAACAGAGAACTTAAAAAGCTAGTTTCCCAAAAAATACACAAGGGCCAAGACTAAGGACCAATTTTCAGCAAACACAGAGCATATTTATACTTTTCTCCTGATGAGTACATTTTGATGTTTTATTGACTCTATGTAAAGAAAAACACGCAAAGATCAACTAACTTTTCATGTTTCACAACACCCAATAGTTTTTGATAATCAATCGCCCAATAGTCTTTGAAATACATGTCATAACTTTCTCCAATCAGCTATTTTCAGCTGATCGCGTAATCCGTCAAATTTATTCAGGTCAaataatttctttctttttcttcttgaagCATTTTTACCTTTAAGTTATCTTAAATTCGGGTTACTTACACATTTAAACCTAGAGTGAGCAGGTCCTCTGCGTGATGCTATCCAGGAAGCCAATAGGACAGGACAGCAGGGTGAaaccaaaaggaaaaagaaaggtgGCTGGACACAAAATACATCATGAAAGGATTCATATTCTTGCGGGTAAATGACATTCATCAATCCATCAGGGAAAATCAAAGAGATCTAGCCGCTAGGATGTGTTGTGGATGAGATACATTTATGTAGCTTCATTCATGAAAGTTCTCCAAACAAATTAATGAAATCAGATGCTATAAATGAGAAACATTATACTTTCCACATATTCAAAACTGACACAAGAACAATTCCAAGATAGTTAACAGAAGCATATTTCTTTTTTAGTCTTACTAGTAAAACAAACTGCAAAGTCAAACAGTTCAAAACATGCAAGTGGAACAAAATGATTATCAGAATATTAAACATACAAGTATAGCATAtgataaataaaatgaaaaggatGAGAACACTCTATACCAGTAAATCCATTGGAAGAGACTCGAGCCTTGACTCCGATGTGCACTCTAATGCACCAGGTGTCTTTGGTGTCATTTGCAAATTCTTCTGCTTGGATACGTCAATGGGTGTATGCATACCACCATAACAAAACCTCACGGGTGATAAAATTGTCGGAGTTTCACAAACATTATTATTTTGAAGCACAACTTGATCTTTTGTTTCATCTGAAGTAATTACCGCCACCCTTTTCTTCCCAAGATCCGTACAGGATTTAGCGGCCGAAACCTTAGTGTAACGAAGCTGTGCCAAAGCACCTGGTCTCAGATACTTGCCCGTTGTACTCCTCGACCGCCTTTTCTGTTTTGGGGTTTTGGATTGACCATCTTTGGGTGACACTTTACCCATATTATTCTGTTCTAATCTCTACTTCCCAAGCAATTAATCAATTTATCACCTTTATTCCAAATATCTCGACTTtaatcattttttattattatttatcaaATCCAGACCAATTCTAACTTGGATTACCCTTCAACATTCACCTGCAAAGCTAAATTCCGAAAAAAAATCATCACTACTGGAAaagttttcaaattttccaaaaaGTTCAATAACTAATTAccacaaacataatagaaaaatcataaaaatagaaGCTTTAATTAACTGATTATAAAATTCCTCAGAGGTTATAAAGTAAAATACCTTAAAATTAACTTAATCTCACCAATTTCAATCAGTTCCAGTTTATTTCCCTACAGAACCGAAAACAAAAATCAGCCAAAGCTCACAGCTAAACTGAATAGAAAGATTTCTCAAACGAAGCATATGCTAAGGCACAAGTGTCAAAAATATACATACAGAACTTCAAATGTTCAACAAAAAGatgcaataacaacaacaacaacaacaacaacagaggAAGATTCAGGATTTAAAATCTGTAGGTTCTAGATTCTAGCCCTTCGGAGTTACTAGGTTCTAAATTTATAATCTATACATattaaatggatttttaagacaaatacaagATTTGAGCCAAAGCTATTGGGTTCTGCCAAGCCAGTACAATAAACAGTACCATCTGCCCCTATGAAACAACAACTCAATCCCAAACAAATTAAGGTCGGCCAAATGAATCTGACAAAAACAACAATTATTCCTCAATCCTTAACTAATTAAGGTCTATTTTATGAATCTTCTACTGTTCCACAAAAAATACAAGTAAAAAAAAGTAATTGCGAAAAACAAAACCAGAATCCAtgagaaaaaaccaaaaaaatgaatttttagaaCATATATCCAAGATAAATTTAAcaaaaataaatagagaaaataaAATTACGAACCTGAAATGAAGCGGAAAAATGGACTAAAAAAGGCGAGAAGCCAAAACCCTAGCAAAAAAGGGAGAGAAGAGGGAAAATGGGAAGAGGAAAGAGGAGGGAAAATGAGAAAAGGAGTAAGTAATTTAGGGTTTTGGTAAATTAATTAAgcaaaaaaattatttgaatttgttgTAAATGCCCGCCAAATTTTTCAGCAACTGTTaccaaatataaaataaaataataaaataaaataactgaTGAAGTTGGGGACCACGTATGTGAACTTGGGGGACTGGGCCCGGCCCTCGTGGGGAACTGATATCTGACTGCAACGTGACGAGATCTTATTGGATGTGTTGATAGGATTTTTTGGGCTCAAAGTAGGAATCCGAGGTTCGATATTGACATGGCATAGTCTCCTACGGCGTAGATGGCGGCAGACTTAGGATTGTAAAATTTTATTTAGATATTGTCTgtcttttttaaaattttattttgggaGGGAAAATTTGATTTTGCAATTTGATATGTAATtagatttttttgttgttgttatagtaGATATTATccgtattttttaaaattattttcagaGGGAGAATATAAGATTTTTTTTTGTCGTAATGGTTATAGTTTAAATGTatccattttttttaattatactcGTAATGGTTataggttatatatatatatatatatatatatatatatatatatatatatatatatatatatatatatattggtaatAAGTGTTCAGTTGATCATCCTTTTGATATATATGACTTCGCCATATGAAAGCATTTTTTGGTGTTCCTTGTGATATGCATCTAATTTTTTTCAAACTAATAAAGTAATTATGGCTTTCTATGCTATtaatttttttcattcttttattTGATCAATAATCCATATGTGAGAAGTAGACGAAATAATTTTCTCTAGTTCAGAATTTCAGATATGTCAATCCTATCAATCATCATTGAATAAATACACCAATAAGAACATTAAATACTAACATgtgaaataattttaaaaattttacAAAAAGGGTTTTTTACGTACATATACAttattggaaactttattactCTCTCTACTCAAGTTTCGCTTTAATTACCTCCTATATACAAAATTAccaattatgtatatttttaggATAAGGATAATTAATCAATTCCTACAATCACTCTCACttcccccacgtttctctctctgTATCCCACTCCCCCCTGCCCCTGCCCCTCCCCCACGTATCTTGCTTGAGAAAAGCAATTTCACCATTGATAGCCACTAAAaatctttgaattcgaatttgggttttcaaaaaatattatttgtttgaattgggtgtttTTGCAAACAATTGgaaattctctctacgtctctctctatctctcaatccctaattccagAAATGtaaagcaaagaaaaagagagcagcaattccactattgacagccattaaaaagctttgaaactttgaattcgaattgggttttcaaaaattattatttgtttataTTGAGTGTTTTTgcaaataattgagaatatggtttgaagtttatatctcaattttgagggtgttttggtgaagattagacctgattttggctgaatttcagattgaaactcgaagaagaagaagaagaagaagaagaagaagaagacatgacatgtaTTATACTgcagaaattgtagtaaagttgaagtaaaattgtagaaaaattatattttgttatttatatatttttttatttaaatactgtatgaaagttgaacaatattgcaTAAAATTGCATTTAAgctgtatgatattgtagttgtatataactgagtagaaatgtATGAaggttgtagataagttgtataatatataattagttgtatgaaatttatttttactatgtataaatcagatacaaaatatacaaaagacatattgtataaaaattgtatttaagttgtatgatattttaGATGTATTTAACTGGGGAAAAAATAatgcatgaaagttgtagataagttgtatattatataattagttgtataaaatttgtttttactatgtaagTTGTTGTAGATATTCAAATTTGCATTAAATTTGTACGAAATTTATacattgttcttttctgatcagtTGATTTATTAAGGAAAGAAAAGTAGAGAATAAATTCCAAATCAACTCATGTGTACtgatttatttttgtttgaaCGGAAAAAATTTGAATATTGATGGGAATTGAATGATTTTGGTGGAAAAATTTCAAGTTTCACACGCACTTCGGAGAAACTGAgttttatgtgaaatttgaatTTTGTGTGAGAAATTAACTGGGCAGCATAGATTCTTGTAGAAAATACTAATACAAAGTTCACTTTAAAGTTTGGAGGTGATTGAATTTAATTTGAAATCTGCTAAAACTTCAATTTTGCTCAATTATACTTTTGATCCAACTGCAATTGTTGTTGTAGTTTGACAATATTGTTGCGAAATTAATAATTTGGATTGCCAATATTTTCTATGAGAAAAGTCAATACTTTAGCCAATATTGTAAACAAATGCACCACCAAAATAAATTTTAGGTAGGTCGATACTCTAAACAACAATATATAATACTATTTTTGGTGGCGATTAAAGGTGTCGCCACATAAGATCGttattgaaaattttatttccTGCAATAATTACTTTAGCTTTGAATCAACTTTCAGAATATCAACTTGTGTTGATGCTATTAGCACAACTGTAATATCAATCAAGACTTTCTCAAAAATTCAATTGTTTGTTCAATATTATTGTTGGTGGGTTCTATTGAGATTCTAAATCCCTTGATTGAAGGCACGAATAATGGATTGtgagccttttaaggtggattgtatatattttataaacaAAACTTACTTATGCGGGGTAATTAACTAAACGTGGACATTAAAgataataaagttttaaatagtgTATAAGAATGAAAAAAATCTCATTTAAAACTAGATTGAGTGAGTTCAGGCAAACCTTCACTGGTTTTTGGTTGAATTGATATTTAGGAAATTTAgtgatttttaataaaatatttaatttaataaTTCTATGTAATTGACCCAATTGAATGTATCCAGTTAGCCTAatattaaaattcaaaaataagatATATATTCCAACTAATGGCAATGAGGCAGGTTGAGACAGGAATCCAAGGTGAAGAAAGGAATATTAAAGGGATAAAACATTAAAGACCTTATGTTGTACGTCTTATTTTTCTTTGGATTCTCTTAAGTAGGAACAGTGTaggatttttatttatttattggtacTTGTATGAATTATGAAACATCTTAAATATTAAGGGCATCTCCAAGGtaacaagaaaaagaagagataCAATAGTCAATTCAAATATTTGAATTTAAGAGTTTATACGACGACCTCAAGTTAATACTTTCTCTGATCtaatttaattgattttttacTTATTTTCACATATATTAAGGAATCaatattttagtattaattaacaATATCAATCTTAATTTATTTATTGAAAATATAACAAACACTTCGAGTTTCTTTAGTCTAACAACAACTTTGGAAAAAAgaagttaattccttcttgatatcTACAAAAGTCAAATATTATGGATCACAAAAAAACCTAAAAAATCAAGTAAAGTGGATTAGAAAGAGTATATAATAATAAGAGTTTGCGgttaaatattaataatatttaataaaatttttaatacatattcacaaaggcggacccaggattttaATGCGACGAGGCCgtcattattattttttaccaGCAACCCTTAAGACTTGTAGTGTTCAGGATGtcaaattatttattataattatttttaaggtATACACACATACATGTATAAGATTTTTGCCGAAACTTAACGGTGATCCTTTATTGTTATAAGTAGGTATGCATATGTATATACATAATTTGAGCAATAGCTACTGATTTACGTGAACTCAGGAATTATAAGCTAAATCCGCCTATGGCTAAAGTATGTGTAATTGTACGATATTGTCTTGTTCTGGTAAGATATAAaaaatctatttttgaaaacttatttcATTCACACAAAAGATGATAGTCCAAGGCTCCATCACGCTTATTGTCCTTACTTCTTTATTTCCTACACGAATAAAACTTGTCAATGAATTAAGGACCGTTTAAATGGAAAAAATTGTCCTTTCTATTTcaaaaatttatcaaaatagtaagaCTTTTCTATTTCCAGCATAATTGAAAAAGACTAATAACTAAGTTCAATTGTGCAATTGTGACAAGACTGCTTGAACATTTGATATTGTAATTCGAAGTCTGACCTCTTAATCACTATATTAATACTGAATGGTGACGCCTTAGTAGTTAAATTCTGCTGTTGAAGACATTTATaaactaaatcaaaaataaaTTTAGAAGAAAAATGCAATCACAATTAGCTTGATCTTTCTTTTGAATTCATTTCAATGATTTTTGATAAATCAAACATCATATTTTATCGAGTCGAATTAAAACCAAACATGCAGTAGTAGCGAGAGAAAATCCGTGCCCCGaccatattaaaaataaataaataataataataataataagaattaaTCTTAATATCCGCTCACCCAATCGCCTAAACTAAAAATAGCCAGACAATATATAATATGTGTTAGGGGTGACAACTGGCGGGTCGGGTTGGATATGGACGGGTCGAATATGGGCGGGTACAAAACAGATAACGCAAAAATGAATAAATTA
This genomic stretch from Nicotiana sylvestris chromosome 9, ASM39365v2, whole genome shotgun sequence harbors:
- the LOC104240748 gene encoding F-box protein At4g35930, with protein sequence MGKVSPKDGQSKTPKQKRRSRSTTGKYLRPGALAQLRYTKVSAAKSCTDLGKKRVAVITSDETKDQVVLQNNNVCETPTILSPVRFCYGGMHTPIDVSKQKNLQMTPKTPGALECTSESRLESLPMDLLVKILCHLHHDQLKAVFHVSQKIRKAVIQARLFHFNYTTPDRMRQEMLRTMTPLPTDHWPFVSKDDGKGAWLPSPHTPKAPKHGARPPSRLKFTEMRQIAAVLFQESVFPSRCLVPSVIQKPLCKSLGSNRVLFYEDELCQAVAQNKLR